Below is a window of Romeriopsis navalis LEGE 11480 DNA.
TGCTGCACCGCCGCCTTCGCCTTCGGCAATTCTTGATCAATAAATTCACGCGCGGCCCGTGCTTCCAGCCGCGTTGTATCAACATTAGTTTTAATATATTGCTGGAGCAATTGATTGACGACTTTTGCGGCCCGATCGCGCTGGCCATCGGTATAAGTGACCTTCAGGACGTCCGCCCCCGGCACTTCTTTGACCTTAATTTCCGCCGCCAAATCCTCAGCTTTCACCAACTGACCGGCCATATCCCGCAAGTTCAGGGCCTTGACCGTCCGCTCTAGCACGGGACGGGACAAAATATTTTCGGCCTCCGTCCGCAGCGGACTACTCTGCTGCGTAAGGGCATTCAGACTACCCAATGCACCAGCGGCACCACCACCAGACTCACTCCCGACACCGGTCAACGAAGGAATCCGATTGGTTCGCAGAACCAACTTACCACTGGAAGTATAGGAAGGTTTCTGCTGTGAAGATAGCGCCGTTGCCGCCGCCACCGTTGCCACAAACACAACCGCTGCTGGTTTCCAACGACGCTTCACCACCAGCCAATATTGCTGGAAGTCAACTGGCTCAATCGCATCTGGCATTGCCTGGGCAGTTTCATACGGTTGACGAATTAGGGGATAATTATTGGTTTGCATATCGACAAGTCTCCTAAAAAACTGCACCTAAACCAGCCAAAAACCCGGCCATTAGGATAGATGAAAATAGTGATGATTGCGAATCAACTTGCAGCATGATAATTGGCGCGGTTCATCCAAGTGGGTTACACGCCAGAATCGCCACTCAACGATCAAATGCAAGTAAACGGAAATCAGCTTAAATGAACAAAAAAATCAGCATCCCGATGTGTTCAAACCAGTCCCAAAATTATTGCAGCCGTGTGAATCAGCCAATAAGTCGAAAATAACCCAGTGTAAATACAGTCCCTAAGTATCTATTAAGCCGATCGAACTAAGCAATGTGAATCACCCCGAAGGGAGAGATCGAGACGCCCCAGGAAAGATATTTGGAGCACCTTAAACTTGACCGCTAATATGCTCCTTGACCGTTCAAAACCACTTTCAACGTTCGCACAATCAAGAGCAAATCGTAGACCACACTCCACCGCTGTTGATAGCGCAGATCTAGCTGAACAACCTGTTCAAAATCCAACACCGCTGAACGACCATGAACTTGCCATTCTCCAGTAATTCCCGGTTTCACATCGAGGCGGTTCCAATGGTGCGGCTCATAACGCGCCACTTCGTCATGGGTCGGAGGACGTGTGCCGACTAAACTCATATCGCCCACAAAAACATTCCAAAACTGAGGGAATTCGTCCAAGCTAGTTTTGCGCAGGAAACGTCCAACCCGAGTGATCCGGGGATCGTTACGGTTTTTGAAAATCAAACCGTTCGCTTCATTATCGACAAGATGTTTAATCTCATCCGCATTCAGCACCATGGAGCGGAACTTGCGAATTCGAAAGATTTTGCCATGCAAACCATAGCGTTCCTGAGTATAAAAAATTGGTCCGCGGCTATCCAGGCGGATGGCAATGACCAAAGGCACAAATATGACGGCCAAAATCATTAAGCCTGCTAAGCTACCAAGCAGATCCAGGCCCCGCTTCAACCACGATCGCGTGGATGGGTGAAGTCGATGTTGAATCAGAGTTTGAGCCATGTATATTCGCTCCGGCGCTTTCATAAATCGTTCACTTGCTGCGGCAAAGTTGTTTACGCTAAATATTGCCAACCGAGTCTGACAAAATATGATTGCATCAACGATTCGGTGATTCACGTCATGCAACCTAACTGACAATTGAACCAAATTCGGATGCGCCAGGCATACGTAAAGTGCAAGGGGGCATCCGACAGCGCTCAATTTCACACACAATTAACTGTGGTCAAAAACTTGGTGATACAACTCTATTAAAAACACTCTGACAGTAAATAACAAGAGATCTAAGGACCGAGAATTTACGGACATGGGCTGCATCCTAAGATGCGCAATATCTCCAAGCCTATCTATCGATTGGATTGGTAAATGTATGGCATTAGATAGAGACACTCCCTGATTTCTTCCCTAGTTGTACGTTTAATTACCATTAACATAGGAGAAACTCATAATCAGCTTCATCATGTTGCAATCAGTCACTCTCCCCGCAGAAGGAGTGATCATGAATAACGCCGATTAATTGACGGCTTCACAAACAAAAACGATAGATCGAATTTGATCTATCGTTTCACAATGATATCGATAACCCGAAATATTGGCTAACACATAATTTTCGGTCTGGTCATTTTCGATCGAGATTTACGGCAAGGCAATCGCCTTGGGATGCTTCATCGGGACAGCCTTCGCTTGTTCGGCAATCGCTTTGGCATGCTCCTGCATCGGCACAATCGTAAATTGCTGATTGAGCGTACGAAACACATAACGGAGAAACTTCAGTTTGCGTGACACCGTCAAATTCATTGCGGGGAAAAACGCCATCTCTGGGATATTGTCATCACAACCCATGAAATCGAGGGGATGAAGTAACAACGATAACTGTACCCCTGTGAGCTTACACATGGCGAGCGCAAACCGGAAGTAGAGCTTGGCCAGCCAGGGCGCAAAAACGCTCAAATATAGCAAATAGCTGACATGAATCGGGATCTTCAACACCGGCATTGTGGTGACCGGAATCTCAATCAAAGAACCCACTTCAGTTTGAATCCGGTACGGCTTGAGGGGACGCAGACCATCTTGCATTTTGCCAAATAGCTGATCGCGCTGCTCCAGCTCAGCTTTGTCCAATTTGCTGGTCATAAAGTAATACATCCGCGCCAAGGGCCCCAGAAAAGTGGGAAAGGTCGATGCATCACAGACATACCCACGTTTCGTCAGGACTTTAAGTACGGTCCGCGACAGGCTAAAGCCCGGCCCGCGAAAACAATTCGGGCGTTTGCCCGTCGCCGTTTCGATCGCCACTTCGGCATCCTCAATCTCACGGTCTAGTTCGGCCTCACTATAGAGGTGCAACCACGGCTCATGGCGAAAGGAATGATTCCCCACTTCATGTCCGGCGTCCGTAATCATACGTAATGCCGCATGATTTTTTTCGAGCGCTGCGTCTTGACCAACAATGAAGAACGTAATTCTTAAGTTCGCATCGCGTAATGCCTCAATTACCCGCGGCACGAGCAGCGGTAAGTAAGTCGGATAGCTTTCCCACCCCTCATCACCATGGGTCTTCATATAGGACCATTGATTATCCAAATCGAGCGAAAGGCTCGCAACCGGTTGCTTCGACATAAGACGCAGGTGCATTGCAGTAAATTACGGGGAGATCACTCACGTTTAGCCAGGAGATATACATATCACCACTAAACATAAGTATTCATCGGACACAGATCAAGGCTCATCCACCAGTGGAGAATCAATCAGTCAGACTAAACGCCGATCGGCATTGCCTTCACTGAACGATGGGGGAGTTCCGCAGCGGCGGTCTCCGCCAACTGCACACATTCATTCACATTCAAGGTGCCGTTATTGATCAAAGCGGAATTGATAATATGCACACCGGGTACCGACGTCTGTCGTGGTGGCAACTGCTGTGAATAATTCAGTGTCGTAATGGCAAACACACGGCGCACACGCGAAATTTTGAAGGTCAAGATATCGCTCGGATCAAATTTTGGATACATCTGGACCAACGCTGACGTGAATCGCGATTCAATTGCTGCATCAGTTTCTTCAAACATCGGATCATCGATCGGCACGTATTTCGGCAAATAGACTAAATTGCGCCCACCAAACTCAGCCTTATCAACTAAGGCCGTCATCTCGATTACCCCAGTAAAGGGCACCCAAGTATCCGTAATATTCGTGACGTAAAATGGCGACAACGGCTGCTTTAACAGCAGCGATGCACAGACAATTCCCTGATACTCAATATTATTTAATCGCTCTACTTCCCAGGGTTCGAGCTGCGGACAAACCTTGGCCGCAATCCCTGCCGCCATTGTCATAACCACTTGATCAAAGCGTTCAACATTGCCATTCGCAAAGGTTAATTCGACCGCGCCATCATCTTGGGCCAGTACTTGTTCAATACGATGTCCAGCTTTGAGCGTCACGCCTTGTTCGGTCAATTTTTGGGTAAATCGATCGAGCATCCGAGCATAGCCACCAGGTAAATAGCCAAACATTTCCTTCTTCAAGCCCGTCCGCCGCGCCGCATACATCCGGGCAATAATCGCCCAAATAAACGAGGCTGAAGCCTTAGCATAATTGTCGCCTAGCTTCGATCGTAGCAGCGGTAGCCAAATTTTCTGGAAGGCACGCTTACCCGACAGTTTCTGTAACCAATCAACGGCTGTCAGTTTTTCTAACTTGCGCCAGTTGTTGATCTTCGAAGCATAGGAAATCGTCAGGCCCAAGCGCATCTTGTCAAAGAACTTCAACGCCGGAAATTTCAGAAATTCGATCGTATTGGACACCGAAAATAATTTGCCATCACTGAAGAAACCGGTTTTAGTTTCAACCCATTGCATCGCTTGGTCGAGATCAAGTTCCTGCAAAATTTTGCGAATCCGCATATCGGAGAGCAGGGTGACATGGTAGTGGCGATCCCAAACCACGTCATCTAATTGCCAGGCATCCGCCAAACCACCAAAATGATCGGCCGCCTCATACAATGTCACCTCTCGCCCCTGCTGGGCCAGACGCATCGCGAGGGTCATCCCTAGAACCCCGCCGCCGACCACCGCAATTCGTTCTGCCATGACTCTTATCTTCCTTAGTAAAACAACGTAACTGGTAGATCCACGCGGTTTATTACACCCTAATAACCAAGTTGATCTTGATTGTCGTAACCGTTAAGTCATGACTCAATGATCACCACTCAACAAGGCGGCGTTAATTCTTCAACCTGACCCGCTGCAATGGCATATTTGAGACCGCAGCTCGGGCAATCAATCGCCCCGTTAAAATTTTCAGCCCCTTCAGGAAACCGAGTCAGTAACTGACCACAACGACAAACTGCACCCACCGACTGCGCTGGTTGACCGAGCACCAAATGAAAATCGGGTACGGACTTAGTCACCAAAGCCCCCATCCCAACCATCGCAAACTGGCCGATCGCCAAATCATTCCCGATCGTGCACCCCGCACCGATCGTTGCACCACGTTTTACCAACGTGGGCAGCGTATGCTCATCGGGTTCTGAACCACGCAATTGTGTCAAATCCGATGTAGTCGCACGGGGAAATCGATCGTTCGTAAAAATCGTACCGGCGCTAATCATGACGCCATCTTCAATCGTTACGGCATTACAAATATAAACATTGGCGTTAATCTTGACGCGATGACCAATCTCGACGCCATAGGCAATATAAGTTTTACCGCCAACAATACATTCATCACCAATGATAGTGTCATGACGAATATGGGCGTTATCCCAAACAGAAGTCCCCTCTCCCAATTGGACACGATCTTCAATTAGCGCCGTTGCATGAATTCGGTTGGCCATAAACAATGCTGTAATTTAATCAATTTGGGTTTAATCCCTAAACATGACCGGAGTCAATATCGTCAAAATATAAAAAATTAGAGCGATCGGGCTAGCCGCCAGCATCAATGCCTTAATGGCTAACCCAATCGCGGTAAATTAAGCCGTGGTCAGGGTTGATTGCACCGCTGTCCACTGTGTCTGATTCATCGCCTGATAAGCCGCTTCCATCACTTCGACCGAGGCCAAAGCATCTTCCGCCGTAATCAAGAGGGTTTCAATACCACGAATCGCATTGGCGAAGTTTTCGATTTGATTCTGGAAGGCCTGAACTTTATTGTAGCCACTCCCAAAATTAACCCAGTCAGGACTTGAAGTCTGCTTATACTTCGACTCCTTCCAACCCACGGAAATCGTGCCCTGGGAACCGTAGATCCGGACGTAATAGTCGAGATCCTTATTGATACTCCAAGACAGATCAACATTACCCATAACGCCGGTCTCAGCTTTGGCGAAGATCTGTACCGTATCTTCAACCGCCAGTTCCTGAACTCGCTTACCTTCAACCACCTGAACTTGTGCCAAGGGGCCCAAGAAGTAGCGCATGATGTCGATCGAATGTGTGCCGTTATCAATCAACACACCACCACCACTAATCGCGGGGTTCGAATTCCAACGGTTTGTCATATCCACCCGAGCGGTGAAGGCATTCTCAAATAACACCACCTCACCCAAGACACCGGACAGCATCAAGCTCTTCGCTTTAATCATGTCATCAACGTAGCGGAACTTCGACGCCATGGTTAGAATCAAACCCTGCTCTTGGGCTTTTGAAATCATCGCCTTGGCACTGTTGGAGTCAACGCTCAAAGGCTTTTCACAGAGTACGTTAATCCCGTTCTCCAAGCAGTAAGTCGAAATTTCTAAGTGCGTTGTTGGCGGCGTACAAATGATCACGGCATCCAGCTGCTCTGAAGAAACCATCGCCTCATAGCTAGGATAGTGCTCCGCCCCCAGACGTTCGGCCAAGGCCTTTGCCGCTTCCGGACGCACATCGGCCACAGCCACCAACTGAGTAGTCGGGGTACCCTCAAATGCCTGAGCATAGGCCTGGGCAATCCCACCCGCACCAATCAGACCAAACTTCATCTTGTCAGTCATTACGTTAATTTCCTGAGAATAAATAGGTTGAAAATGTTTTGATTCAATACTGCGAATTAAATGGTCAAATCGCCCGCCACTTCACGCACCGATGCGGCAATGTAGTCAATGTGCTCATCGGTATAGTTCTCGTTCCACGGGAGGACCAACACCCATTCCAAGCCGGAGAATGTGCCAGGGAACTTCTCAGGGTTATAGTCAACTGCTTCCGGTGTCGCCAAAGTGAACGGCCAACGGGAGTTACCAAAGGTGCGCTGTTCTTCAAAGATGATGCACTGGAAAGCGGGCTTCTGGATATAACGTGGTGCGGAGAAGATACCTTTCTCTTCCTTCAGGCGCTTAGCCAACCCAACGGCCCCATCACGAATCACGTTTTTATCAACGCGCAATGCGTACTTCCAGTAAACATGCGTGCTGTCATCAGCATGCACTGGAGGCAACAAGCCCGGAATCCCTTGGAGCTTCGCAGTCAGCTTATCAGCGGCAGCCTGACGATTGCTCACACAACCTTCGAGCTTATCCATTTGAGCGAGGGCAACAGCACCTTGCAATTCGCACATGCGGTTGTTCAAGGCAATGAAGTAGTGGTCCGGCTGGGATAAGTTGCCGTAGTCAAAACCCTTATTGATAAATAGGAACAAACGGTGCGCCAAGGCGTCATCGTTGGTTACAACCAAGCCACCTTCACCCGTGGTGATGTGCTTACCTTGCTGCAAGCTAAAGCAACCCACTGCACCGATCGTCCCCACTGGCTGCTCTTTACAAGTCGCTAAATAGGCCTGGGCACAGTCTTCAATCACGGGAATGCCACGGGAATTCGCCAATTCCATGATCGCAGTCATTTCACAGGGATTACCGAAGATGTGGGTAACGACAATGGCCTTTGTGCGCTCCGTGATGCACTGCTCAATTGTCTCTGCTGTGACGTTCCAAGTATTAGGGTCGACGTCAGCAAAGACGGGAATCGCACCTTGATACAGAATCGGGGTCAAACCACCCATATCGGTGATCGAAGTCGTAATGATTTCGTCACCGGGCTCCGGGTCGATCGCCGCAACCGCACAGTGAATTGCACCGGAACCGGAAGCACAAGCATAGGCATACTTCACACCTAGCATTTCCGCGAAGCGCTTTTCGAGCTGCTTCACCATCGTGCCTTTAGTCGAGGTTAAAGTCCCACTGCGAATGGCTTCGGCAACCTTGAGAATTTCTTCCTCACCCAGTGTGCGTCCCGACGCTTGCTGATCAGAAGGGAGGCTAATCGTCGGACGAGAAGGTGTTGCAACCATGATTGGCTCCTAAAAAATGAATGATTGAGTTAAATTAAGACGTTACGCAATAGCCGACATCACAACTGAATCTGTCGCAATGCCAAATCTATTTGCATGAAATTAGATGCTCGTGACCGTGCGCTAAACCACAGTTCGGATCTTTAGCGACGCTGACGCCGAGAATTCGCACTACCGAGGTAAAACAATTCCTCAAAATAGCTTTTATTTTGGGCTGACAAAATCCCCAAACTAAATAGCTGAATCCCCAACATCAAAGTCATCCCACCAATAAAGAAGGTATGTGGCGCTGCAGCAAACGCATTGGCTACAGCAATCGTCGGATCAGAAGCATCAGGTAGTGCTTGATATTGTGTAACGCAATGCCATAACACCCAAAAATTGGAGTAGGCGGATAGCGCGAACATAAATAGGCTGGGAATCAAGAAGAAAACAACGGGACGAAACAAGAAGCCAGAAAACAACACATCATAAGTATGATGCAAAATTTTCATGCTACTCGATCGCTTTTTCGCTTTCTTTGAACGTGCGACCGCCGGTGTACTGGCAATTGGCTCGCGCCAATGCAAATGACCCGGAATCTCTTCGATTTGGCTCATCAGCATCAAGGCTTTATGGATAATCTCAGGATTAATATCCATGCCGCGCGATCGCAGGTTTAGCATGTGGATAAACTCCGCATCATAAACCCGCACCATGCCGGTCAAAGTCGCTAAACTTCGCTTCGCCGCAAAGGAGAGGAAACGATTCGCCCAAATGCTAAGGGCTTTACGTAACCAAGGCACATTCGCAATTGAACCACCCGGCATATAGGGTGAAGCAACCACCATCGCCGCATTCGTTTCTTCCATCCGATCGAGCAAGCGACCGATATGGTCGGGAGAATAGCTTAAGTCCAAGTCCACAACGACAATATAGTCGCCATGAGCCGCTTCAAAAGCGGTCCTCAAGGCTTGCCCAAGACCTTGATTTACCCGATGATGCACCACACGAATCCGGTCATGACCTTCAGCAAAGCGTTCGGCCAAGTAACCCGTGTCGTCCCGACTCCCATCGTTAACCACGACAAGTTCCCAGTCATACTGGTTCTCCAGCGTGACGAGATACTCACATAGAAGACCTAGATTATTTTGTAAAATAGAGGATTCGTTGTAAGCCGGTGCAACGATCGAGATCAATCGCTTCACCTCCCGAGGCATCCCACCGGTATTGGCAAAATCGGTTAACCGATGTCGCGAACCAGCTTCCTCCAAAGGCTTAGATGTTAATTCTTGCATAAGTTATTCAATCAAAGATTGAGAGGTAACGTTGGAAACATACAAATAGCCGAGATCGACATTTGCAGGTTTAGCCATTAGACCAAGCAAATTGGGGCTAGAGAAACCAGCGACGATTTGCAGTGCTCGAGCAATCACAATCTGAAGATTTCAATTTAATTATGCTGAAAAGATAAAATATTTGATACACCAAGCTAGCTTACTAAGTTCAATGACTTACCCAGTCAACTTTTGTCCCAAACGAGCAACGTTAATTGCTCATACAACCTTTCAACAATAATCAATCAAGAAAACTTTCAATCACGA
It encodes the following:
- a CDS encoding sugar transferase; translated protein: MAQTLIQHRLHPSTRSWLKRGLDLLGSLAGLMILAVIFVPLVIAIRLDSRGPIFYTQERYGLHGKIFRIRKFRSMVLNADEIKHLVDNEANGLIFKNRNDPRITRVGRFLRKTSLDEFPQFWNVFVGDMSLVGTRPPTHDEVARYEPHHWNRLDVKPGITGEWQVHGRSAVLDFEQVVQLDLRYQQRWSVVYDLLLIVRTLKVVLNGQGAY
- a CDS encoding polysaccharide deacetylase family protein → MHLRLMSKQPVASLSLDLDNQWSYMKTHGDEGWESYPTYLPLLVPRVIEALRDANLRITFFIVGQDAALEKNHAALRMITDAGHEVGNHSFRHEPWLHLYSEAELDREIEDAEVAIETATGKRPNCFRGPGFSLSRTVLKVLTKRGYVCDASTFPTFLGPLARMYYFMTSKLDKAELEQRDQLFGKMQDGLRPLKPYRIQTEVGSLIEIPVTTMPVLKIPIHVSYLLYLSVFAPWLAKLYFRFALAMCKLTGVQLSLLLHPLDFMGCDDNIPEMAFFPAMNLTVSRKLKFLRYVFRTLNQQFTIVPMQEHAKAIAEQAKAVPMKHPKAIALP
- a CDS encoding NAD(P)/FAD-dependent oxidoreductase, with protein sequence MAERIAVVGGGVLGMTLAMRLAQQGREVTLYEAADHFGGLADAWQLDDVVWDRHYHVTLLSDMRIRKILQELDLDQAMQWVETKTGFFSDGKLFSVSNTIEFLKFPALKFFDKMRLGLTISYASKINNWRKLEKLTAVDWLQKLSGKRAFQKIWLPLLRSKLGDNYAKASASFIWAIIARMYAARRTGLKKEMFGYLPGGYARMLDRFTQKLTEQGVTLKAGHRIEQVLAQDDGAVELTFANGNVERFDQVVMTMAAGIAAKVCPQLEPWEVERLNNIEYQGIVCASLLLKQPLSPFYVTNITDTWVPFTGVIEMTALVDKAEFGGRNLVYLPKYVPIDDPMFEETDAAIESRFTSALVQMYPKFDPSDILTFKISRVRRVFAITTLNYSQQLPPRQTSVPGVHIINSALINNGTLNVNECVQLAETAAAELPHRSVKAMPIGV
- a CDS encoding acyltransferase produces the protein MANRIHATALIEDRVQLGEGTSVWDNAHIRHDTIIGDECIVGGKTYIAYGVEIGHRVKINANVYICNAVTIEDGVMISAGTIFTNDRFPRATTSDLTQLRGSEPDEHTLPTLVKRGATIGAGCTIGNDLAIGQFAMVGMGALVTKSVPDFHLVLGQPAQSVGAVCRCGQLLTRFPEGAENFNGAIDCPSCGLKYAIAAGQVEELTPPC
- a CDS encoding Gfo/Idh/MocA family protein, with translation MTDKMKFGLIGAGGIAQAYAQAFEGTPTTQLVAVADVRPEAAKALAERLGAEHYPSYEAMVSSEQLDAVIICTPPTTHLEISTYCLENGINVLCEKPLSVDSNSAKAMISKAQEQGLILTMASKFRYVDDMIKAKSLMLSGVLGEVVLFENAFTARVDMTNRWNSNPAISGGGVLIDNGTHSIDIMRYFLGPLAQVQVVEGKRVQELAVEDTVQIFAKAETGVMGNVDLSWSINKDLDYYVRIYGSQGTISVGWKESKYKQTSSPDWVNFGSGYNKVQAFQNQIENFANAIRGIETLLITAEDALASVEVMEAAYQAMNQTQWTAVQSTLTTA
- a CDS encoding DegT/DnrJ/EryC1/StrS family aminotransferase; its protein translation is MVATPSRPTISLPSDQQASGRTLGEEEILKVAEAIRSGTLTSTKGTMVKQLEKRFAEMLGVKYAYACASGSGAIHCAVAAIDPEPGDEIITTSITDMGGLTPILYQGAIPVFADVDPNTWNVTAETIEQCITERTKAIVVTHIFGNPCEMTAIMELANSRGIPVIEDCAQAYLATCKEQPVGTIGAVGCFSLQQGKHITTGEGGLVVTNDDALAHRLFLFINKGFDYGNLSQPDHYFIALNNRMCELQGAVALAQMDKLEGCVSNRQAAADKLTAKLQGIPGLLPPVHADDSTHVYWKYALRVDKNVIRDGAVGLAKRLKEEKGIFSAPRYIQKPAFQCIIFEEQRTFGNSRWPFTLATPEAVDYNPEKFPGTFSGLEWVLVLPWNENYTDEHIDYIAASVREVAGDLTI
- a CDS encoding glycosyltransferase family 2 protein; amino-acid sequence: MQELTSKPLEEAGSRHRLTDFANTGGMPREVKRLISIVAPAYNESSILQNNLGLLCEYLVTLENQYDWELVVVNDGSRDDTGYLAERFAEGHDRIRVVHHRVNQGLGQALRTAFEAAHGDYIVVVDLDLSYSPDHIGRLLDRMEETNAAMVVASPYMPGGSIANVPWLRKALSIWANRFLSFAAKRSLATLTGMVRVYDAEFIHMLNLRSRGMDINPEIIHKALMLMSQIEEIPGHLHWREPIASTPAVARSKKAKKRSSSMKILHHTYDVLFSGFLFRPVVFFLIPSLFMFALSAYSNFWVLWHCVTQYQALPDASDPTIAVANAFAAAPHTFFIGGMTLMLGIQLFSLGILSAQNKSYFEELFYLGSANSRRQRR